A stretch of DNA from Nitrospira sp.:
TGGCCCTTCTCATCACCGGTGTGGCCCGGTTGACCCTGAGCCGGCACGAACATTTCCACCCAATCCTTGATGCTCACGATGACAGGATCGGATTTCCAATTCGTCTTTTGGCTCTTGTCGACGATCTTGAAGGTCTTGCCAAACCAATCGACCGTTGTGCCGATCAGCTTGTCAGAGGACACGCCGAGCTTCATGCGGCCCTTGCGGTCAGGCAATTCCGCCAGATCCGGCATGATATCGGTGTGGGCATTGCCAGCCTGCAACGTGTTGTAGAACCGGCCGTACCCCCACATGCCCGCCACATAGTGGTGCGCAACGTGGCAGTGGTAGAGGAATTCGCCGGCCAAGTGCTGACAGCCACCGCCGCCGCATTCCGGCTCGAGGTCCAGGGCTTCCGACGGACCGATGACTTCGACGTCAACACGATCCGACTTGGTCCGAACGACCGGATACTTCACCGGTCCATCCTGACCTGCCGCCCAGAGGGTGCTCATCTCGGTGCCCGGGCTCCGCTGCCAGCGGATGGTTCCGCTGTGCGGATGGTGGGAGTGGAACACTTCAGATCCACCGTGCACCACACGCCATTTCACCGGATCGCCCAAGTAACCGCGGGCAATCGTGGTGGGTGGGTCACCGAAGGTGTAGGCGCTGTAGGCCAGCGACTCATCTTCGAAACCAAAGTATTCGTGCTGCAAATGCATCTGATCGATGCCGAACGGCTCGCTGCGATAGTTCAACGCGCGACCGCCCGGACGATACGCATCGGTCAGCGGATCGCGCTGCGGCAAGAAGTCACCCTTCTTGTTCAGCGGACGGAACGCTTCATCGCCGATTTCGTGATAGAACAACACGAACTCGCGGAAGTCCGGTCCCGATCCGTTGTCGATGTTGACCTGCCACCCGCTCGCCACCGGCTTGTCCGGTCCGCTGCCCAACGAATCCACGTAGGTCGAACCCTTGGGCTCGACGATGAATGCGCCGAACAGACCGAGCACGGTCAATTCGCGGTCATGGCTCCAGGAGTGGAACTGCCGCACGCCTTCCTGCATGTTCGGATGGATGTACCACTCGAACTCCTGCGCTTTACCCGGCGAGACGATCGCATCCGGGTTCGTGGTCGTCGCCGGCTTGCCGGTCGAGCTCACGATCATGCTGGAGGCCTGGATGAACAAGCTGCCATCCTCGGCTTCCATCTGGTTGCGGAGCGTCATCTTCATGCAATCGCCCTGATTGGCGCGAATCACCAACGGCTGAATCACATCACCCTGCAAGCCGGTGGTCACCGCACCCGGATCAAAGCCTTCCTTCTCACGCGAGGCCTTGTTCTTCTCTTCTTCCGCACGCGCTTTCGGGAGATCCTCCGTCAGGACGTACATGTAGCCGGGATAATAATCGAGCCACCGGTTGAGCGTGATCTCGATGTTGACCATCGAGACGTCGTACTTCTTGACGGGTGCACCGGCTGGGCACTTCCCGCCGTTCGTCAAGACCGGTTCACCTTTCGACGAATCGGATGCCAGCAGGAAACTGCTGCCATCTTGCCCCATATACTGGTGCATCATCGACATTTCGTTGAATGCACCGGAGGTCTGCTGCGCCTTGGCATCGCTGCCCGCCTGCTGCTCCAGCTTCTCCATCAGGCGATGGTGCTGCATCTCCATTTTTTCCGCATTGCCCGCTCGACCCTCGATGGCGTTTTCCACCACCGTTTGTCCCTTCAGGGTCTGAGTCCAACCCGGCATGGCGACCGGCGTCGCATGCCCGTCATGCGACTGATCGCCTGGCCCAGCCGCGAATACCCACGGCGCGGCAAGCAAACTGCCCGAAAGCAGCGCCGCCTGCAGGCTCAGCATCGCTTTGCGACTGATGCGCCTGCGTTTTGACTGCACTGAAGACCTCATATGTCGGCCTCCCTCCTTGTAATCCCGCGCCCTTCCGCGGGAGTGAATAAAAAGCGTGGTCGTGTGACCGGCCTCCGTCAGGCAGGACCCCGGCTACCTCCGGCCTCTCCTTCCCCCTTCCACGAAACGCTCCAAAAGAGAAAAGGGCTGGTGAAGGATGTCCTCAATGTTTGAGGGAGCAGGTCATTCGGAGGCCGGTCCTAATCACCCGCGCCTTCACCAGCACCCCGGCACATCGCAAGTGATATGCCTATGGAACGGCATCGGGGAATCGCAATATTATTGATGATTATCAATGCATTACATCCACTGCAGGTGAGAACGAACATGAACGGACTGCTGACTATTTTCCAGGCCTTTAGACAACATGCCGCTCGACAAACCATGTGCGTGCAAAAACAACCACTTACGCTGTCTATCTAATTAGACACTACGGATTCTGTTTTGTAGCAATAAGGGGCAGATTGGACTTGAATGCGACAAATACACGTCGGCAATCGAGCTGATTTTGAAGAAGATTTTGTAGGAGAAGGGAGATTTTGGACAGGGACGGTGATCGAAGCGAACCCGCTAGTGAATCTCGAATTCGTGCAGCTTGTTGTAGAGACTAGCACGGCTGATTTTCAGCAGACGCGCGGCCCTGACCCGGTTGCCCGCGGTCTGTTGCAGCGCCTGAAGAATTCGAGCACGCTCAGCCTGCCTCGCCGCATACCGCCCGATCGTTCGGAGATCGGTCGCTTCGACATGGGACCCGACCGCGACCAAGTCCGCGCAAGTCAATTCTTGGTGAGTGGTCGTGACTACCGCACGCTCAATGTAGTGCTGCAGCTCGCGGACATTTCCCGGCCAGGGCGCGGCGGTTAAGGCACGCATGGCCTCCTCGCTGACCTGGCGAAGCTCCTGGCGATGCCGCTGGCAGGAGTCGGCAATAAATTTGTCCACCAGCAACGGAATATCGGCCCGTCGTTCCCGGAGCGGAGGCAAATGAACGGGCAAGACAGCGAGACGGTAATAGAGGTCCTGCCGGAAGGCTTTTGCCTTGACCAAATCGACCAGGTCTTTATTGGTCGCCGACACGACGCGGACATCGATCTTAATCGGTTGGGTTCCGCCGACCCGCTTGATCTCACCCTCCTGGAGCACCCGGAGCAATTTGGCCTGGAAGGTCGGCGTGGTATCGGCGATTTCATCCAAAAAAATCGTGCCGCCGTCAGCTTCTTCGAACAGCCCGGACTTGGCCCCTGAGGCACCGGTGAACGCGCCTTTGACATGGCCGAACAGTTCGCTCTCCAGCAATGTCTCGGGTAAGGCCCCGCAATCCACCACGACAAAGGGCTTGTCCCGGCGGTAGCTCGTTTGATGGATGGTTCTGGCGACCAATTCTTTTCCCGTCCCGCTTTCACCCTGAATCAACACGGTCGCCGAACTGTCCGAGACCAATCGGATCATGTCAAACAACTGGTGCATGATCGGACTGATTCCTACCAAGTCCCCTAGTCGCGACTCGGTTCGCTCAGGGCCGGGGCCGGAACGATTCAGCTTTGCGGAGGGCACAGCGAGTGGGAACGCGGTCCCGTCAGGCTGCTTGTGAAACAAGACGAGTACCGAGCCGACTTCACCCGTTGCCGCCATCAAGGGGAACGCCTGATGCATGCCACAAGCGGTACCGTCGCCGGAACTATTGCAGGCAACTGTGCGAACTTCGCGCGTCTCGAATACCGACTCGGCTGGGCAGGTCCCGCAGGGGTCGGTCATCTTGACGAAGGCTTGATAACATTTGGCCGGCCGGTCGGCTGGCGCCTCCCCTTTTCCCTTTGCCCATGCAGCGTCGTTCGCATAGATCACATTCTGCTCTCGATCCATGACGGCGACGCGATCGGTCAGTCCATCGGCCAATTGCCGAAGGGCTTCCAATCGAGCGGCTAAAATGGGGTCGGCGAATGGGGAGAGGGATGCTGCTGGTGTATGAGATCCGGCCATCTCATCACTCCTTATCTCGGAAGATACTAAGAAGGGCCTTCTCTATTTTCGGGCCCTATATGTACTACGCCTAGGGGGTGGAAGACAACCCTCTCGCCCGGGGGGCGGCCGGCTATCAGCCGGCCACTGCGGAACCCTAGTGCACGGCACAGTCGGATGGGGCCTCTCCGGAAGGGAGCAGGAGTCGCTTGACCGTCGCCTTCAACTCCGATAGCCGCACCGGCTTATCAAAATACGCCGTGGCGCCGCTCTTCAAGGCCTCTTCCTTCGTTCTGGCATCGCCGAACGCCGTCATCACGATGATGGGGCAGGCTGGCGCACAACTTCTCAAGCGATGCACATAGTCGAACCCGCCGGCGGGCATTTTCAGGTCCGTGACGATTAGGTCCGGCGCCGCGCGCATCACAGCATCCACCCCTTCCTGGCCATTGCTGGCTTCCCGCAACTGATACCCTTCTCCCCACAATTCATCACAAAGCAAACTGCGCATGTCTTTATCATCTTCCACCACCAACAGTACGGCTGGGTTCCTTTCCTTCACAATGAGGCTCCAATAGCCGGTGTCCATGACAACGCAATCCACGCAAACTATGTGCCATTCCGTCCACGGCTTGGAGCGATATAACCTCTCGCTATTCTTCACGATTCCTCCGTGAATGTTTTTTCAAACAGAGACAGGGAGCCAACGGGGTTGGTGAGAAAGACCCCACAGCCGGCGAGGAGTTGCCCCGAAGCGCTACAGCCGGGACTGTGCGGGCGGGCCGACCGTCGTCCGGACAGGTTGGAGAATGAGGACTCGGCTACCTGTGCTGAGCGGACTCGGCATGAATCGGCAGGCAGATCGTGAACTGCGTCCCGATTCCCGGTTCACTCTCCACCTGAATCGTCCCGCCATGCTCCTCGATGATACCGCGGACGACCGTCAGGCCCAGGCCGGTACCTTTGCCGAATTCCTTGGTCGTGAAAAATGGATCGAAGATCTTGGCAATCACATCCTTCGGCATTCCATGGCCACTATCGCCGATCACGAGCATCACCATGCCGCGGTCCATCGCCGGCATCAATGAGACCTTGAGGACGCCTCCATCCGGCATGGCGTGGATGGCATTCATGACCAAGTTGATCAATACCTGGCTCATTTGATCAGAGTCGGCGCGTACCAAGGGGCACGATTCCGCGAAGGAGGTCTCGACTGTGATCTGGCTATGTGAGAGCCGTTCCTGAAAGATTTCCAGATTGTCCTCGATGGTCTGCCGGAGATCCAGAGCGCGATGTTCGACCGGACGCCGGCGCGCAAACGCCAGCAACTGATTCATCACCCGGGTGATCCGTTCCACCTGACTGATAATCGTCTGGAGCCCCTTCCTGACCGGCTCCTCCTTCGTCCGCTCCATTAAGTATTCTGCGCGCCCCAGGATGACGTTCATGGGTGTCCCGATCTCATGCGCCATGCCGGAGGCCACCGTGCCGAGTTCCGCCACGCGCTCGGTCCGGCGAAGCTGCGCTTGCAACCGTTTGCGCTCCGTGATGTCGCTGGCAATCCCGTCGACTCGCAGAGGATGGGCAAGAGGGTCTTTAATGACCCGGCCACGATCATGCAGCCATCGAACTTCGCCGTCCTGTCGGACAATGCGATACTCGACATCGAATTCTCCCACACGCTCGAGCTCCCACAGCGCCTGATCGACCAAGCCCCGATCCTCCGCATGCACCACCGAGAACCGCAGCGAGGGCTCCGAAAGAAACTCTGCGACCGGCCGCCCATAGATCTGCGCCACGGACGGACTCACATAGTGCAGTACGGACAAATCCAGAGACGACGACCAAATCACATCCTCCATCGAACCCAGCAGGCTCTGCAGACGCTCTTCGCTTTCACGCAGTCGCTGTTCTGAAACCTTACGCATCGACAGATCGCGCAGAACGACCAGAATCCCGACGCCGGCTTCGTCCTGAAAGCGGGCGGCCCTCACGGCCACATCCACAGCCGCCCCATCCAGCCGAACGGCCTTTTCCTCGACCTCAGGGACCGTGCTGCCGGAATCCAGCAGATGTCGAATGCGCTCCCGAACCAAATCGTGAAAGTCGGCATGCACCAATTCGTAGAGCGACCGGCCGAGAATGTCTTCCGGCTGACTTGCCCCGAACAGCTGTAAACCCTGCTCGTTGATGAAGACAATCCGACCCCCGCGATTGACCACAATG
This window harbors:
- a CDS encoding sigma-54-dependent Fis family transcriptional regulator, giving the protein MAGSHTPAASLSPFADPILAARLEALRQLADGLTDRVAVMDREQNVIYANDAAWAKGKGEAPADRPAKCYQAFVKMTDPCGTCPAESVFETREVRTVACNSSGDGTACGMHQAFPLMAATGEVGSVLVLFHKQPDGTAFPLAVPSAKLNRSGPGPERTESRLGDLVGISPIMHQLFDMIRLVSDSSATVLIQGESGTGKELVARTIHQTSYRRDKPFVVVDCGALPETLLESELFGHVKGAFTGASGAKSGLFEEADGGTIFLDEIADTTPTFQAKLLRVLQEGEIKRVGGTQPIKIDVRVVSATNKDLVDLVKAKAFRQDLYYRLAVLPVHLPPLRERRADIPLLVDKFIADSCQRHRQELRQVSEEAMRALTAAPWPGNVRELQHYIERAVVTTTHQELTCADLVAVGSHVEATDLRTIGRYAARQAERARILQALQQTAGNRVRAARLLKISRASLYNKLHEFEIH
- a CDS encoding response regulator, with translation MDTGYWSLIVKERNPAVLLVVEDDKDMRSLLCDELWGEGYQLREASNGQEGVDAVMRAAPDLIVTDLKMPAGGFDYVHRLRSCAPACPIIVMTAFGDARTKEEALKSGATAYFDKPVRLSELKATVKRLLLPSGEAPSDCAVH
- a CDS encoding PAS domain S-box protein, translating into MNQADECYRLTAIRGVMAVQFFSQKTFVREFCGPVLLAAGILVLDLSVSAEIDVWLLYAIPIALTAGSSRVRAPLYIMGLVAGLAVGGLLVSSAGLPPWSSWLNRLLGIGVMGAVATLAVMRRTNGMPPDARHGPSASVAKRQDDAGEETEVRADAAAAEVGQGRTEAELRRDKLRFEGIVQSAMDAIITVDDAHKIVLFNQAAEDMFGWGAQDMMGRRLDRLIPERFRGVHSEHIREFSRSGVTTRHMGSLGVIMGVRANGEEFPIEAAISQIGIEGIRYYTVILRDITARKRLEQELAEREGLLRAIIETAPECVKVLALDGTVQTINAAGMAILEAADRAQVVGRDVCGLVAVEFQPAFRDIIRKAAQGEAGRLEFQLVGFLGTPRWLDIHVVPLRAADGSLSAVLGVTRDVTEWKKTEQLLRQSEERYRRLLAVLPDAIVVNRGGRIVFINEQGLQLFGASQPEDILGRSLYELVHADFHDLVRERIRHLLDSGSTVPEVEEKAVRLDGAAVDVAVRAARFQDEAGVGILVVLRDLSMRKVSEQRLRESEERLQSLLGSMEDVIWSSSLDLSVLHYVSPSVAQIYGRPVAEFLSEPSLRFSVVHAEDRGLVDQALWELERVGEFDVEYRIVRQDGEVRWLHDRGRVIKDPLAHPLRVDGIASDITERKRLQAQLRRTERVAELGTVASGMAHEIGTPMNVILGRAEYLMERTKEEPVRKGLQTIISQVERITRVMNQLLAFARRRPVEHRALDLRQTIEDNLEIFQERLSHSQITVETSFAESCPLVRADSDQMSQVLINLVMNAIHAMPDGGVLKVSLMPAMDRGMVMLVIGDSGHGMPKDVIAKIFDPFFTTKEFGKGTGLGLTVVRGIIEEHGGTIQVESEPGIGTQFTICLPIHAESAQHR